CATTTTCGCCTTCCAGAGAAAAATATTCAACGCGATCCATTACCTTATTAAGAAGATAAAAACCAAGTCCGCCTTTTCTACCGGTGGCGGCCATTTTTTTCAAATCGAGTTTTGATTTGTCGGGAGGCTGAAACGATTTGCCGTTGTCGAATAATGAAAATACTATCGAATGCTTGAATACCTCGACTTTAAGCCGTATTTCGCCTTCGCTAAACATATAGGCGTGACGGATAATATTAGTCGCGCCTTCTTCAATAGCCAAAACTATATTATTGATCTCTTTGGATGATAAATTAGCCTGAAGGCAGATTTCCTCAACCGTTTTGCGCAACCCGGCCAGTTGGCTTTCCTGGGCCGGAAATGCGGCCACCGTTTCTCTTATCGGTCTTCGGAACATAGGTTCAATGTAGTAAAAAAAGCAGGGATTAACGTAATAAAAAAATCATCAAGCCCTTATTTTTTAAGGCTTCCGGCGCAATTCACTTTTCGAATCGCGAATTATTATTTTAGACGCAGCCGAGCCTGTTTGATATTTTCAAGAGTATTTCTGTTGTTTGGATAAACTTCCAGGACATTTTCCCAGAGGCGAATCGCGTTCTCATAATCACCTCGGCGAAAGGATTCGAGACCTTCGAGATAGACATTCCAAATCCGGCTATCTTTTTGAAGGTCCTCAAGCGAGGGCGACTGATGAATTCGTTCGGTGATCTTATCCAGATATTCCTGGGCGGTTTTATTTCCCGGATCCAAACCAAGAACCATGCGCAGAGTACGCTGCGATGATATATACTTGCCCTGATTGAAATATTCCAGGCCAAGATTTAGATGCTGGGCCAGATTAAGCCGCTTTTCAGCCAACCGTGATCCCGTTCTGCCCAATTCATTTTGGAAATCATACATCAGAACGGTATTATATCTGTCGTATGCGGTAATGTAATCGCCATTATCGAATGATGATTTGGCTATCTCGAGATTGGTATTGATTTTTCTATTTATGGCGAAATTAACGGCTAAATCCAAAGTGTCGAGATCGGCCGATTGAATTCCATATAGGCGAGCCAGGCGTATCATATTATGAGCCGGAATCAAGGCGCCTTCTTCAAATAAAATCCTCGCCTGTGTCATCAAATCGACTCCGGTACCTCCGGTCATTATCGTGTCGGTTCGGGATGGATAGCCGTTCAATCCACTCAGAGTGACATTGATTTCGTTGATGCGTGATTTTATAAATTCTCCATCTTCGTCTTTAGCATACGCGTCGGCTCGATAATATGCCGCCAGGGATGAGTCATACATTTCGGCATCATAGAAATCATTGGCCTTATCCATATATTTTTTGAGCGCTTGTTTTCGATTTTCTTCGAGTGCGCTCTGAACGCCTGCCTGCTCAGCGCTTTCATGCTGAGCGATACTTTCGTCCTGAGTAATGCCGAAATTGAGTGTAAAGGAAAACCGATGGCTGTCGCTGAGGTGATCGATAAATTTGTAGGCGTAATCCACGAACAAATTTTGATATTGTATCCCCATCCCCAGCGATGGATTATCGCGATCGTATCCGGCCCGGAGAGCCAAACCGGAATTATGTATCGCCTCAAATCCCGTGCGTACTTTGACAGAGCGATTTTCGGGTTTTTCCAAATCCAGATTGACGCGACCAAAGACCGGGAAATCTTTCTTTGAAAGATAATATGATAATCCAGTCTTAAAAGTAATTGGGATTCTTTCTTTCTCGCTTATCAGCTGCATTTTGGCCCCGATAATATCCTGGATAACCAACCCGGCATAAAGATTGTTAATAATTTTCGCCCGTCCACCCAGATCAAAACCAAAACCGTAGGCCGAATAATTATCAATCGATTGATGATTCATCTTAAATGTTATACCAGCTGAATATCTATTTAAAAAAGCCCGGCTGTAAGAAAAGAGTATTTGCATTTGAGAAGCTGAAAAACGACCCAGGTCATAATAATCCGAACCGCGCCGACCGATATCATCGGTGCCGATTCTCATTCCGGCGACGCCGAAAGTCCCCCAGATAGATGGATAAGCGTAGGCTATGAAATCGTAAGTGGTTTCCTCAAATAACACGGCGTGGAGGAATGAAACCTGTTGAGTCTGAAGTGATGTCAGGCCGGCCGGGTTATAATATATGGCGGTAGCGTCATCGGCCAGTCCGATAAATCCGTTACCCATGCCCATTGCCCGGGCTCCCCCGCCGATGCTGAAAACCGATTCGGTGCCGCCGTCGTCTCCCGACCAGGCGTTAGCGGAGATGAGCGTCATTGCGAAAACGAATATGAAAATAATTTTCCGCATCATTTCACCACCGCTATTTTGACTTTGGCCGTGAGATTGCCTTCGGCGACTTCGATATATGCGACATAGACACCGTTGAGAACAACATCACCCTCGCCGTTGTGGCCGTCCCAATAGGCTCGGGCCAATTGATCCGATTGGCCTCCAACACTGCCGGCGTCATAATGAAGATGACGGACTCGTTCGCCAGTGACGGCGTAGATATAAATATCGACATCAGAATCAGTCGGGAGGTTATAAATAAATTCGGTTTCTTCAAAGTTGGGATTGAACGGATTCGGGTAATTTTTAAACGACTCGCCAAATTCGGTCGCGATTATTGCCTGAGGTAAATTGATCTCGAAGGCGCGATCCAAAATACCGGTTACGGTTACTTTCTCGCCAATCCTTGGCCCGGAGGCGAATTCGGCTGAAATATCAGCGCTTTCAAGACGCATATTGAAGAAATCGAAAAAGGCATCAACTTTGGGGGTGAATCGCAGTTCGATAATTTCTTTTTCACCCGGAGGGATAATTAAGCCGGTAAAACTGTAGGCCAGTTTGCCGTCAACAAGCTCAAGGGATGTTATCGGCTGATCGTCGAGATAAAAGGCCGAGCCGGTTTCGGTGACCAAATACTCTCCATCAATTTGTTTGCCGTCGCGATCGGTAACTGTAATAGTAATCGTGTTTATCAGAATCGAATTGCGAATATCATTGGAAACGTTTTCCATCATCAGTTTAAATAATATGGCTGTCGCATCTCTGACCAATGGCTGGGTATCGAATGAATCTGGCTGGATAACCAATTTCGTAATTGAGGCTTTTACCATAAACGGCAGTATAATTGGCTGGCTCAAATCTTCTACCGCTTCCCCGGTGTTTTTATCAATAGGCAACTCACCCCATTTGATAAGAAATTCGGATATAAGTTCCGTTGCCGGTGAAGTGAGATTCCAAATAAGTTCATCGTCAAGAGGAAGCTCAATCGGGAAATTAACGCCAAAATCGCCGGAACCAAAATAATCCAAAATCAGGGTTCCGCCTTCAATTTCAGCCTGACCGTTATTGCGGTATTCAGCGACGATTGAAAAATCTTCGGCGTAATCAAGGATCGCGAGAGAGCCGGGGCGGTCGACAAATTCGGCGTCAAATATTAATTTCGCGGGCGTCTGGATGACAGCGACAATATTATTATCCGGACGCGGCTGCAAAACATCCTGACCGCTCAGGGGGACCATATAAAATCGTTCGGCCGGGTTGGGGTTACCGCCCGCCATGACGTAAAATAGAACTTTGACCGAATCTTTGGCGGGTACGGAAGTAATATCAACCGGTTCGAATACTATCGATTCACCGTCTGAGAATAAACCAACCGTTAAGGATTCTTCAAAATCCTCAGTGGAGGTGTTGATTACGTATCCGCTGATACCGAATTCCTGCCCGGTGTTGACATGGGGAGCGTTGGGAGCTTCGATAGATAAATGGCCGATACTTAAGAATTGACTGCCGACAATCGTAACCGGGAACGCGAACGATTTTACTTCATCGACAGGAATTATATCGGCTTCGATT
This genomic interval from Candidatus Zixiibacteriota bacterium contains the following:
- a CDS encoding PorV/PorQ family protein, which produces MMRKIIFIFVFAMTLISANAWSGDDGGTESVFSIGGGARAMGMGNGFIGLADDATAIYYNPAGLTSLQTQQVSFLHAVLFEETTYDFIAYAYPSIWGTFGVAGMRIGTDDIGRRGSDYYDLGRFSASQMQILFSYSRAFLNRYSAGITFKMNHQSIDNYSAYGFGFDLGGRAKIINNLYAGLVIQDIIGAKMQLISEKERIPITFKTGLSYYLSKKDFPVFGRVNLDLEKPENRSVKVRTGFEAIHNSGLALRAGYDRDNPSLGMGIQYQNLFVDYAYKFIDHLSDSHRFSFTLNFGITQDESIAQHESAEQAGVQSALEENRKQALKKYMDKANDFYDAEMYDSSLAAYYRADAYAKDEDGEFIKSRINEINVTLSGLNGYPSRTDTIMTGGTGVDLMTQARILFEEGALIPAHNMIRLARLYGIQSADLDTLDLAVNFAINRKINTNLEIAKSSFDNGDYITAYDRYNTVLMYDFQNELGRTGSRLAEKRLNLAQHLNLGLEYFNQGKYISSQRTLRMVLGLDPGNKTAQEYLDKITERIHQSPSLEDLQKDSRIWNVYLEGLESFRRGDYENAIRLWENVLEVYPNNRNTLENIKQARLRLK